DNA sequence from the Candidatus Sulfuricurvum sp. RIFRC-1 genome:
GTCACTGATATGTTGTACTACGCTATGCGGTTAAATGAAGTTAATAAACAATTGTGTGATATCCCCAAGCTTTCTATCTATGAAGAGTTTTATGGCTTTACTAGTAAAGATTTGGGTTTATATGCACTTGTAGACAATCAGATTGCCGGTGCTGCTTGGATACGACGTCTTAATGCTGATCATGGTTCAAATGGCTACATCGATGATAGAACGCCTATCTTGAACATCGCTGTTATTCCAGACTTTCGAGGGCAGGGCATCGGGTCTATGATGCTGGAACAGTTGTTCATCGAAGCAGGAGCATTACATGAGAATATCAGTGTAAGCGTTATACGTGAATCATCGGCATCTCATTTTTATGAACGACATGGATTTGTTCGTAATAATAATGGACAAAACGAGAAAAGTCCGGTAGATGGTTCGGATGTTGTCACGATGGTAAAACGATTGGAGCGTGCTGAAATTAAGCGTCCTAGTGACGGATATGATCCTAGACGTTGGATGGATTAATTTCGACTTACATAAGCTTTGAGTGCTGCTTTGTTTCCGAGTGGCAATAGTAGGATGCCTGCATCGCGTTTGATTGTAACGAAGGCTATTTCAGCCTCTTTGAGTTTATTCAGTTGAATATTGAACTCTTGTATTGTTTTAACTTCTATATCATTTATTTCTACTATTTTATCTTTTGGATCAATCCCAACGGTTTTCGCCATCCCGTAGCTTAATATGACTTCAATTTCGGAATTTTCTTCACGTAATATTAATCCTAATTTTTCACTTATATCAGCTGTTCCGACATTCGTTTTTTCTTTTTTTTCTATTGGGGTTGATCCCAGTTTTACGTTAACAGTCTTTCGCTGTTTATCTCGAACAATGGTTAAGAGTATTGTTTCATCGGGATGAGATCGTTCTAGAAAACGGTGAAATTCTCCTCCATCATTGAGTAAAGAATCATTAAAGCCTATGATGATATCACCACTTTTTAAACCGCTTATTTTGGCAGGAGAATTTGGCTCAATACGGCTAATCAAAACGGATGATTTGTATCCAAGTTTACGTGAAAGCCGTTCAGATATGAGCATCTCTGCTCCTAGATATCCACGTATAATCTTTTTTTCTTCTATAAGACGTGACGCAATACGATGAACATCTGTTATGGAGAGTGCAAATGCGATATTGGTATAACTTCCTTGTTTTGAGAAATAGGTTGAGACCATGCCGATCAATTCTCCCTGCTGGTTAAAAAGAGGTCCACCTGAATTTCCCGGATTGATTGCTGCATCAATTTGTATGAAGTGAAGATAAGGATAGTTTGGAAGAAAACGGTTAATTGCACCGATAATTCCAAATGATACGCTATGTCCTAAAGAAAAAGGGGAGCCGATGGCAAAAATTCCATCGCCCGATGCAGCTGATCCATTATTTTCTAAGAGAACCGGTGCGTTAAAGGCAGTAGATTTTAAGACAGCTATATCGGTTTTATCATCTTTGGCCACGAGTACAGCAGAATATTCATTGTTTTCTTGATCGATAATAGCAATTTTCTTGGCTTCTCCGATTACATGAGCATTGGTCACAATATGATGCTCATTATCGAAAATAAATCCGGAACCTCCTGAATCACTTGCGGTAAGTTCACTATCATCGCCGATTGGCTCACTTTTTTGTACTTTTATTTTGACGATAGAGGGGAGCACGGATTTGACCTTCTCGGATACGCCGATAAACGGCTCAGAGGCAACAGAGAGGCAGGAGAGGAGCATCAAAATAAGGAAAGGTATTTTCATGTACATTCTTTAAAACAAAAAGAGATAAATCGAGCACCCCATAATTGAGGTTACCGTTAATGCAGCAAATATCCATTTACCCATTTTACGATGTTTGTCACTGTTCTCCAATAGACCGTTTTGATGTGATTTGTAGGTGGAAATAATGAGATAAATCCATCCAGCAACCGCCATCAGAGCAATAAGGATATGAATAACGAGGAACAAGAGGAGAAAATCATACGAGAGGGGACTTTGTTTTGTATATTCGGCAAATCCTCCGGTAAGTCGTACTCCGATTTCAAAAATAAGTACCATTATGATTGTAACGGCTAAAATACTAAACTGGCTTTGGTAATGGAGTTTAATATTGCCACGGATCGCTTGATAGATTGAAAAAGCCAATAAAAAGGGGAGGAAGGCAAAATAAAGGGTAACAATATCCATATACATTAATGCTTTGGTTCCTAAGAAACCCGGTTCAAAAAACATAATAATCCTCATCCAATAAATGCGATATTATAGCGAGAGGTTAGAATATTATGAGAAAAAAAGGGGAAGAAAAGAAGATCTGTCGGCAAAGAATGCCGACACGAAGCTTATTCGAATGAACCAGCAATCACTTTACGTGATACGGTGTATGGAATCAACGCTGCAGCGCGTGATTGTTTGATCGCGATTGTAACCATATCTTGGTGACGTTTACAGTTACCTGTAAGACGACGAGGCATGATTTTGAAACGCTCAGAGAGTGAATATTTCAATGAAGCTACATCTTTGTAGTCAATGAAATCAACTTTTTGCTCGCAGTATTTGCAATAACGTTTTTTGTATTTTCTTTTTTCTGACATGGTACTATCCTTGTGCTTATTCTAAAACGGAATTTCGTCTTCGTTTATATCAATCTCTGGGAGATTGTTTTCCGGCATTTTTGCCGGTGCGGGTTTAGAATACGACGGTGGAGGCGTGTAAGCCGCTTTTGGTGCTGGTGCATCATAGCCGCTGTTACCCGCATCGCTGTATTCGTTATAACCGCCCTGAGAACCACTTTCGCCGCGTGAATCGAGCATTTGCATCGTTTCGACGATAACGGAGTGTTTAGAGCGCTTTTGGCCGTTTGTTTGGTCAACCCATTGGTCAAATTTCAATCGTCCTTCGACGAGGATTTTAGAACCCTTGCGGAGGTATTGGTTGGCTACCTCACCTGAACGGCCGAAAAAAGTGATGTCGACAAAACATGTTTCCTCTTTTTTCTCGCCGTTCACTGTAAATTTGCGACTCGTAGCAATAGCAGTATTGGCAATTGCCGATCCACCTTGTGCATACTTGAGTTCAATATCACGGGTGAGATTTCCAACCAAAATAATTTTATTAAACATAGGTTTTCCTTAAAAGGGCTTAAGAAGCTACTTCTTCTTTTTTCTCAGCAACAACAGCAGTTGGAGCAGTTTTTTTAGTTTTTTCAACCATACCGTTCCAAGCAGCAATCTCACGTTTTGAATCGTATTTCATGGTTACGAAACGTAAAATCTCTTCGTTGATACGAAAACGACGTTCAATTTCAGCAATTGCAGCAGGTGCAACAGTGTAATACATAACGTAGAAATAACCGCGAGCATTTTTCTCGATCGGGTAAGCTAATTTTTTCATTCCCATTGCGTCGCGAGCAACGATCTCACCGCCGTTAGCAGTGATCACTTCTTCAACGAGAGCGATGGTGTTTTTAATCTCTTCTTCTGTAAGAGTAGGTTTTACGATTACTAAGTTTTCGTAATGTCTCATAGCGTATGTCTCCTTATGGTGTTCGCCCCTTATGGTTGTTATACAGCACGACAGTCGTGTTGCAAAGAGCAAGGAACGCGCGGATTATACTAAAAATCTGCTTAATTTAAGTTTCATATAGATTCATAATTGTTGTAGTATAATATCTTAAAGCTCAATTATGATCGTGAGAATTTATGCGCGTAATCACACAGTTTATTTGGCGAAAACATGCGCTTGAACGGATGTTGGAACGCTCAATTAGCCGTAACGAAGTTATGGACTGTGCATATAAGGGTGAGATTATTGAATCATATCCCGAAGATTTCCCGTTTCCCAGCTTTTTGGTTTTGTATTCAGACCTGACGCCTCTTCATATCGTTATGGCGATGGATGGAGAAGAGTGTTATATTATCACTGCATACAGACCAAGCCCTGAGGAATTTGAGAATAGCTTTACTACAAGGATAAAACGATGAAAACCTGCCCGTTATGCAAAGGCTCTATTGTCAATGGTGTGAGTACCTTTACGGTTGATCTCGGTTTCGGCGTTGTGGTTGTGCGTGATGTCCCCGCTACGGTTTGTTCTCAATGTGGTGAGGAATGGTTATCCGACAATACGGCTATGAAATTGGAAAATATTGTTGAATCCGCCCGTCAAAAACATGTGACGGTGGAAGTAGCGCGATGGAGTGAAGCGGTAGCGTAAATTTCCAACTCGTCATTCCCGACTTGATCGGGAATCCATATCCCAGTTTTTAAATTGTTCGATTGTTGCAATAACGCGTTCACGTACATCAGTATCTTCGAGACTATTCGCCCAATCATCCAATTCTTTCCACCTCCATTCTCCAAAGTCTATATATTTAAATTCATTTTTTAGCTCTTTAAATCGAATGGCTTGATCAGATTCCAATGCCTCTTTTAGAGTCATGAGCATAGAGAATTGCAATTTCTCTTGTTTATTATCATTGAGATATTGCCTGATGTTTTCGTCGATTTTATTTTCAGAATTTTTTCCAATGATTAATTGCATTTCTAAACTATTAATATATGCTTGCGCTCTTTGCTCTTGAAGCTCTTTGTCTTGAGTTGTTTTCAATTCGTTAATAATTTTATTAAATACTATTAATGAATCTTCAGCTCGGTTTAAATGCCCGAGGGCAACTCCTTTATTGACTAATGCTTTCGCTCTTTGTATTTGTAACCCTTTAGCTTGAGAATCTTCCAATTCATTAATAACTTTTTCAAAAATTAATAAGGCTTCTTCAAGTCTGTTGAGTTTTCCAAGTGTAGCTCCTTTGTTGACTAGCGCTCTAGCTCTTTGTTCTTGAAGTGCTTCGTTTTGTGTTCCTGATAAGGTATCAATGAGTTCATCATAAATATTCATTGCTTTTTCATTTTGCTCGACTTGCACAAGTATAGTCGCCTTGTTGACTTGTGCTTTTGCTCTTATTACTTCATGAATTCCTTCTTCTATTCCTTGAAATTCTTGGATAATTTTATCATACACTGATAGTTCTTCTTCAGTCCGTTTAAGTTGTCCAAGTGTCACTGCAATATTAAAAAGTATTTGACTTTTTTGTTTTGATATAGGTTCTGAAATTTCTATTGCTTTACGCCAATAGAATAAGGCATCTTCTTTTTTATCTTTTTTATAAGCGTCAAAAGCTAACTTATTCCAGTCTTCAAAGGTATACTCGCTTTGTGGTTTTTCACGCACTTTAATTGCTACTCTAGATAATGAACTATCATTATTTGGCTCATTTTGAGGAATTAACTGTCCATTTTGTAATCCATTTTGGATATTTTTGATTTCAAATTCAACTTTTTTTGCTTCTTCAACACTAGTAGTGATTTCACTTTTTGCGCCTTGTGCATGATCTTTAAAGCTATTTAACTCTTTATCAAATTCTAATTTTGTTTTCTCTTTCCATGCCTCAATATCTTTTTTAGCATTTTCTTGAGCTTTTGTATTTTGCTTGTACATCACATACGGGAAAGCTACTCCGCCAACCCCTGCGATGAGCGTTAAAATTGCAATAATAGTTGCAGTAATAGAAACATATAAACTTAAATCCTGTATTCGCTTATCTTGATCAAAAATACTATTTTTCAAAACTTCTATGCTGATATTATTTTTTTCAATTTCATCGATTGTCGTTTTTAATTCATCATTTTGCTTCTGCAAAATTTCAATTTTCGCTTTTGTCTCTCCTCGAAACTCTCCCTCATCTGTTGCCCATGATGATGTAGAAATAGCGACTAAACAACCTAATAAAAATAGCTTTATTCTCATATATAATCCATAATCAAAATCTTTTCAACGTCATTATAAACAAAAAATATTAGATTTAGAGTGTAGCGGTGTGATGGATTCCCGATCAAGTCGGGAATGACGAAATTAGAAGGTGTGACTATAGAATACTTTGTAGTTTCAGCAATGCGGAAAGAAGCAGTGATTCCTGATCCGGTGAGCCTGTCGATTTCATCTTCAACTCGGTATCGAGGAGGAGATTAATACCTCGTTTATACCCCTCAGGGGAGATTTTGATTGAGAGGGCGGCACGCTCTTTTTCGACAAATCCCGGAAGTTTATATCCCAACACGAGGGCTGAATCGGCGACTCCGTGAATTTTGATGGCGCTGTTGAAAAGATAGAGCTGGGTCAAAAATCCGCTGATGGCGGTGAGGAGCTGGATCTCGTTTTCTCCCGATTCGAGGAGATGGTGCAGGGAGGGGAGGAACTCTTTTTTCTCAATGACACGGGCGATAAAATGGTCGAGTTTGATTTCGCTCAGACCGAAAACATGCTCATCAATCTCTTTCATCGTGATTGGTTTTCCCAAAATGGAGAGTTTGGAGAGCTCGTTGCAGGCGAGGGAGAGATCGTTGTTATGGATATCGAGGAGATGAAATGCCGCCTGATTATCAAGCTGAACTCCTAATATTTGTGCCTCTTGCATGACGATGGCGCGTGCTTCGGCGGCAAAGGGGTGAAAGAAACGGACTGAACCCGTATGAGCACCTTTGAACGCGGTGTCGGCTCCTTTGACATCTTCGCCGTAGTAGCAGTAGATGAAGGTGTTATCGGTGTTTTTCCCGACCAGTTCGACGAGGGTGTCGAGTTCCGCTTTGGGGAGCTTTTTCTCATGTTTAATTATGAGGAGATTTTGATCTCCGAAGAGCGAGCCCTGCGATAGATGGGCTTTGGCGGTGTTGAAATCGTACTCGTCGTGGTAGAGACTCAGTACCGATGCACCCTCGATCTGGGAAAGTCCGTGTGCATAGCGGTTGATGAGGAAATGGCTCTCACCGAAGAGTGCCATTGCACGCGGAACACTGTTGTTTTGCAGATGACGGTCAAGCTCTTGTCTATTCATATAATTTTCCAGCGTCAAGCACGTTTGCGTGTATTTCATCCTCTTTTTCAATGCGGCTTACAAAGGAGGCGGTGATTTTCGCGGTAGCGAGGTTAGCGGTTTCGATTTTAACGATAATATCATCAAAGAGCATCAGACCAAATTGTGAGGAAATCTGTACTTTTGCCCCTGTAATGGTGTCGTGAATTTCGGCAATGAACGGCTCTTCGGCTCGCATGATACGCGCTTTAAACTCTCGCCCAATCACGGTGGCCGCCCAGCGGGCGAATTTACGCTCTTGGAAGCGGATTTCGATGTCGCTCGCCTCACGCTCTTTTTCGCTGATGGAGGTACAAAGGGACTCGATGTTGCGTAATACATACGATCCCTCTTCGGTATCTCCTGCCGCAATCGCTTTGAGGAGGCGGTGGACGATCAGATCGCTGTAGCGGCGGATCGGAGAGGTGAAGTGGGTGTAGCGATCAAACCCTAATCCGAAGTGTCCCATGTTGTAGGGGGCATAGCGTGCTTGCATCTGCGCGCGGATGATGAGGGTATCGACTTCGCTGATAAGATCGCGTCTCTCGGCTTCGGCTTGGATCGCCATGATCGTCTCTTTGATAGAGCCTTGGGACTCGACGAAAATACCGATACTCGCTAACTCGGTGTAGAGGCTTTGGAGTTTCATCGGGGATGGGGATTCGTGGATACGGAACACTCCCCGCTCGTACAGGGAAGCGGCGGCTTTGTTGGCGAGGAGCATACAATCCTCGATCAGGGCATGGGAGGGTGTTTCGACGGCAAATTCAGTGGAGACGATATTTTGCTCCTCGTCGATTCGCATTTCCAGTTCGCTGGAGCGGAAGTTGTACCCTTTTTTCATCCGCTCTTCGCGCAGTTTATAGGTGAGATCGTTGAGCAGAGGGATATAGGTTAATACTTTTGCCTCTTTTTCGGTTTTTGCCTCTAAGTTTCCTTCGAAAAAAGCATCGATCTCTTCGTAGCTGAAGCGTCGGTGAGAGTGAATGATCGACTCATACAGGGTATGGGAATCCATCTCGTAGGTTACGGGATCGATGTGCATCTCAAACGTGTAAGCGAGACGATCCACGAGAGGTTGAAGCGAACAGAGGGTTTCGCTGAGCTCACGCGGCAACATCGGGATGGAGCGGTGGGGGAGGTAGATGGAGAAACTGCGGTAAATCGCCTCGGCATCAATCGCACCGAAGGGGTGGACGTATTCGCTCACATCGGCAATGGCGACGTAGAGGGTGGAGGTTTCGGGGATGTAACAGATGGCGTCATCAAAATCTTTGGCGGTGACGGGATCGATGGTGCAAAACGGCAAATGGCGCAGGTCACGGCGGTTTGGATAGAGCGACGCATCGACCTCTTTGGGAAATTCGCGTGCCATGGCTAACACGTCATCTTCGAATGCATCGTGTTTGTTGTAGAGGGCGAGGACAATTTTTTCATCGACTTTTGGATCAGAAAGGTTGCCTAAATAGGCGGCTATGGTTCCGCTTTGGTTGTTGATCTGATAGAGTGATCCCTCGGCGGTTTCGGGTAAATCGCTCAGAGCAAAACCTGCGGGGTGATCGGTGCGGATGTCTTGGAGGCTCAAATAACCGTTTTTCATGGTGACGACGGCGATGCTGAAGGTTTCACTCCGTCCGGCGATCACGACGACTTTGGCTTGAGGACCACCGCGTTTTCCTAAGAGCCGTTGGGCAATGACTAAATCGCCGCTTTTTGCCCCCATGAGGTTATTGGTTTCGATAAAGTGGTCACGGATACTCTCCCCTAATGTCTGAAGATAGGCACCACTTTCAGAGGCGAGAGAGACGATACCGGCGCGGTATTGAGACGCGAGCTGATATTTGTTATCTTCATGCGTCAGAAGTTTCCGTGTAAGCCATTCATTAATAGGCTCACGTTCTTCGGGTGCGATATCTTGGTCATAAAGACCGTGGGTAAGACGGATTAGGAGTGATTTCATCTCAATATTATAATCAATAAATACTTCTATGTTAGAATAACCTCTTTAATTTCACAAAGGAACCCTATACATGACACACGAAGCGATTCTCAACCAACTCGGATATACCCCTAACGAGGCACTTAGTCTCCAACTCAGCCGCATTGAAGATAATACACAAGGGTATGAAAAAATTATCAAACATATTTTGGATTTGCACGAAGCACTTAAAACCGATGAATCGTATGTGGCATTGTCAAACAGCAACGACTATTTTAAAATCAAGATCGATGCGACGGGTGAGATCAGTGCGGCGGATGCAATGGAGAAAATTAACCATTTCGCGGATAAGTACAAAGTGAGTCTCCAAAAAGTGGATGGGAAACCGACCTATTATATTGTTGGATTTGCGGCGTAAATGAGCAATGAACCGATGACACCCAGGGGGTATGATGAACTCTTGCGAGAGTTTAAATTCCTCAAAGATGTCGAAAAACCCCGTGTCAATGTTGAAAAACAACGGGCGGCAGAGCTGGGAGATCGAAGTGAAAATGCGGAGTATCATGCGGCTAAAGAAAAATTGCGACATATCGATAAACGTCTTTTTTATCTCAATTCGATGATCCAAAAAGCCCAAATGATTGACCCTTCCATTCTCGATCACTCCCGCGCCCATTTTGGTGCAACTATTACGATTATGGATGTGAACACGGAAGAGGAGTTTTCCTATACTGTTTGCGGAACGTTGGAGAGCGAGCCGGAAAACGGACTAATCTCGGTTCACTCACCACTCGCACGTGCAATGTTAGGTAAAGAGGAGGGGGACGAATTTAGCGTTTATCTCCCCAACGGAAAAAAGAGTTATGAGGTGAGTGCAATTACCTATATCGATATCTTTTCACTGAAGAAAAATCTGCGCAGTGAAAAAGATTTCGGATTTAAATAACACTGCTTTAAGATGGATGAATATTCCCCTTTGATATAATCGCGTTACTATTACTATTTTAAGGAATTTGCCGTGAGCACTCCCCTCCCAGAGATCGAAAAAGTTCTAAAACAGCATAAATTGTCAATGGACGATTATGCCCATATCAAAAAAATTCTAGAGCGCGAGCCAAATCTCGTTGAGATCGGAATTTTTTCGGCTATGTGGAGTGAGCACTGCAGTTACAAATCATCTAAAAAACATTTGAACGGTTTCCCGACTAAAGCGCCGTGGGTTATCCAAGGACCGGGTGAAAATGCGGGTGTTATCGATATCGGCGGCGGATATGCGGCAGTTTTCAAAATGGAGAGCCATAACCATCCGAGTTTTATCGAACCCTACCAAGGGGCTGCAACCGGTGTCGGCGGGATCATGCGTGACGTCTTTACGATGGGTGCTCGTCCTATCGCCAACCTCAATGCGCTCCGTTTCGGAAATGTGCTGAATAAAGATGATATCAGTGCCCATCAGCGTTATTTGGTACGCGGTGTTGTATCGGGTATCGGCGGATACGGTAACTGTATGGGGGTTCCGACCATCGGCGGCGAAACAAGTTTCGATGAGTGTTACAACGGGAACATTCTTGTCAATGCATTTACTCTCGGACTCGCGAAAAGCGATGAGATTTTCTACGGAAAAGCGGAGGGGATCGGCAATCCGGTTATCTACGTCGGGTCTAAAACGGGACGCGACGGTCTCGGCGGTGCGGTGATGAGTTCGGACAGCTTTACCGAAGCATCCAAAGGGCTTCGTCCTACGGTACAGGTGGGTGACCCGTTTACCGAAAAATTGCTTCTTGAAGCGTGTTTGGAACTTTTCAAAACCGATTACGTTGTCGGGATTCAGGATATGGGTGCGGCGGGACTAACGTCTAGTTCATTCGAGATGGCGGGACGCTCAGGCAGTGGGATGATTATGCATCTTGACAAGGTTCCTGCCCGTGAAGAGGGGATGATGCCATACGAGTTTATGCTCTCCGAATCGCAAGAGCGTATGCTTATCTGTGCGCGTAAAGGGACTGAGCAGGCGATCATCGATATTTTCGAAAAATGGGATCTCGATTGTGCCGTGATCGGTGAAGTAACGGCGACGGGCAATATGGAGCTTTTCTGGCACGGAGAGAAATGTGCTGAGGTTCCGGTTGATCCGGTGAGTGAAGAGGCTCCGATCTTGGATCGTCCAATGAGTCGCCCTGCATACCTCGATGAGATTGCTAATGTGAAATTGAGCGATTTTGAAGCGGTAGAGAATCAGAGTGCATTCGAGAAATTGATCGCTTCGATGGAAGTGGTCGATAAGCATTGGATTTATGAGCAATACGATTCAATGGTACAAACCAATACGATCAAAAAAGGGGGCGAACTCGACGCTTCCGTTATCCGTATCAAAGAAAATGGCGTAGCGTTGGCAATGAGTGCCGATTGTAACGT
Encoded proteins:
- the holA gene encoding DNA polymerase III subunit delta; protein product: MNRQELDRHLQNNSVPRAMALFGESHFLINRYAHGLSQIEGASVLSLYHDEYDFNTAKAHLSQGSLFGDQNLLIIKHEKKLPKAELDTLVELVGKNTDNTFIYCYYGEDVKGADTAFKGAHTGSVRFFHPFAAEARAIVMQEAQILGVQLDNQAAFHLLDIHNNDLSLACNELSKLSILGKPITMKEIDEHVFGLSEIKLDHFIARVIEKKEFLPSLHHLLESGENEIQLLTAISGFLTQLYLFNSAIKIHGVADSALVLGYKLPGFVEKERAALSIKISPEGYKRGINLLLDTELKMKSTGSPDQESLLLSALLKLQSIL
- a CDS encoding type II toxin-antitoxin system MqsA family antitoxin, which codes for MKTCPLCKGSIVNGVSTFTVDLGFGVVVVRDVPATVCSQCGEEWLSDNTAMKLENIVESARQKHVTVEVARWSEAVA
- a CDS encoding trypsin-like peptidase domain-containing protein; amino-acid sequence: MLPSIVKIKVQKSEPIGDDSELTASDSGGSGFIFDNEHHIVTNAHVIGEAKKIAIIDQENNEYSAVLVAKDDKTDIAVLKSTAFNAPVLLENNGSAASGDGIFAIGSPFSLGHSVSFGIIGAINRFLPNYPYLHFIQIDAAINPGNSGGPLFNQQGELIGMVSTYFSKQGSYTNIAFALSITDVHRIASRLIEEKKIIRGYLGAEMLISERLSRKLGYKSSVLISRIEPNSPAKISGLKSGDIIIGFNDSLLNDGGEFHRFLERSHPDETILLTIVRDKQRKTVNVKLGSTPIEKKEKTNVGTADISEKLGLILREENSEIEVILSYGMAKTVGIDPKDKIVEINDIEVKTIQEFNIQLNKLKEAEIAFVTIKRDAGILLLPLGNKAALKAYVSRN
- a CDS encoding ribonuclease R family protein, yielding MKSLLIRLTHGLYDQDIAPEEREPINEWLTRKLLTHEDNKYQLASQYRAGIVSLASESGAYLQTLGESIRDHFIETNNLMGAKSGDLVIAQRLLGKRGGPQAKVVVIAGRSETFSIAVVTMKNGYLSLQDIRTDHPAGFALSDLPETAEGSLYQINNQSGTIAAYLGNLSDPKVDEKIVLALYNKHDAFEDDVLAMAREFPKEVDASLYPNRRDLRHLPFCTIDPVTAKDFDDAICYIPETSTLYVAIADVSEYVHPFGAIDAEAIYRSFSIYLPHRSIPMLPRELSETLCSLQPLVDRLAYTFEMHIDPVTYEMDSHTLYESIIHSHRRFSYEEIDAFFEGNLEAKTEKEAKVLTYIPLLNDLTYKLREERMKKGYNFRSSELEMRIDEEQNIVSTEFAVETPSHALIEDCMLLANKAAASLYERGVFRIHESPSPMKLQSLYTELASIGIFVESQGSIKETIMAIQAEAERRDLISEVDTLIIRAQMQARYAPYNMGHFGLGFDRYTHFTSPIRRYSDLIVHRLLKAIAAGDTEEGSYVLRNIESLCTSISEKEREASDIEIRFQERKFARWAATVIGREFKARIMRAEEPFIAEIHDTITGAKVQISSQFGLMLFDDIIVKIETANLATAKITASFVSRIEKEDEIHANVLDAGKLYE
- a CDS encoding single-stranded DNA-binding protein is translated as MFNKIILVGNLTRDIELKYAQGGSAIANTAIATSRKFTVNGEKKEETCFVDITFFGRSGEVANQYLRKGSKILVEGRLKFDQWVDQTNGQKRSKHSVIVETMQMLDSRGESGSQGGYNEYSDAGNSGYDAPAPKAAYTPPPSYSKPAPAKMPENNLPEIDINEDEIPF
- the rpsR gene encoding 30S ribosomal protein S18 — encoded protein: MSEKRKYKKRYCKYCEQKVDFIDYKDVASLKYSLSERFKIMPRRLTGNCKRHQDMVTIAIKQSRAAALIPYTVSRKVIAGSFE
- a CDS encoding DUF420 domain-containing protein, with the translated sequence MFFEPGFLGTKALMYMDIVTLYFAFLPFLLAFSIYQAIRGNIKLHYQSQFSILAVTIIMVLIFEIGVRLTGGFAEYTKQSPLSYDFLLLFLVIHILIALMAVAGWIYLIISTYKSHQNGLLENSDKHRKMGKWIFAALTVTSIMGCSIYLFLF
- the rpsF gene encoding 30S ribosomal protein S6 — translated: MRHYENLVIVKPTLTEEEIKNTIALVEEVITANGGEIVARDAMGMKKLAYPIEKNARGYFYVMYYTVAPAAIAEIERRFRINEEILRFVTMKYDSKREIAAWNGMVEKTKKTAPTAVVAEKKEEVAS
- a CDS encoding DUF4258 domain-containing protein, with amino-acid sequence MRVITQFIWRKHALERMLERSISRNEVMDCAYKGEIIESYPEDFPFPSFLVLYSDLTPLHIVMAMDGEECYIITAYRPSPEEFENSFTTRIKR
- a CDS encoding tetratricopeptide repeat protein, whose product is MRIKLFLLGCLVAISTSSWATDEGEFRGETKAKIEILQKQNDELKTTIDEIEKNNISIEVLKNSIFDQDKRIQDLSLYVSITATIIAILTLIAGVGGVAFPYVMYKQNTKAQENAKKDIEAWKEKTKLEFDKELNSFKDHAQGAKSEITTSVEEAKKVEFEIKNIQNGLQNGQLIPQNEPNNDSSLSRVAIKVREKPQSEYTFEDWNKLAFDAYKKDKKEDALFYWRKAIEISEPISKQKSQILFNIAVTLGQLKRTEEELSVYDKIIQEFQGIEEGIHEVIRAKAQVNKATILVQVEQNEKAMNIYDELIDTLSGTQNEALQEQRARALVNKGATLGKLNRLEEALLIFEKVINELEDSQAKGLQIQRAKALVNKGVALGHLNRAEDSLIVFNKIINELKTTQDKELQEQRAQAYINSLEMQLIIGKNSENKIDENIRQYLNDNKQEKLQFSMLMTLKEALESDQAIRFKELKNEFKYIDFGEWRWKELDDWANSLEDTDVRERVIATIEQFKNWDMDSRSSRE
- the greA gene encoding transcription elongation factor GreA translates to MSNEPMTPRGYDELLREFKFLKDVEKPRVNVEKQRAAELGDRSENAEYHAAKEKLRHIDKRLFYLNSMIQKAQMIDPSILDHSRAHFGATITIMDVNTEEEFSYTVCGTLESEPENGLISVHSPLARAMLGKEEGDEFSVYLPNGKKSYEVSAITYIDIFSLKKNLRSEKDFGFK
- the purL gene encoding phosphoribosylformylglycinamidine synthase subunit PurL, with the translated sequence MDDYAHIKKILEREPNLVEIGIFSAMWSEHCSYKSSKKHLNGFPTKAPWVIQGPGENAGVIDIGGGYAAVFKMESHNHPSFIEPYQGAATGVGGIMRDVFTMGARPIANLNALRFGNVLNKDDISAHQRYLVRGVVSGIGGYGNCMGVPTIGGETSFDECYNGNILVNAFTLGLAKSDEIFYGKAEGIGNPVIYVGSKTGRDGLGGAVMSSDSFTEASKGLRPTVQVGDPFTEKLLLEACLELFKTDYVVGIQDMGAAGLTSSSFEMAGRSGSGMIMHLDKVPAREEGMMPYEFMLSESQERMLICARKGTEQAIIDIFEKWDLDCAVIGEVTATGNMELFWHGEKCAEVPVDPVSEEAPILDRPMSRPAYLDEIANVKLSDFEAVENQSAFEKLIASMEVVDKHWIYEQYDSMVQTNTIKKGGELDASVIRIKENGVALAMSADCNVRYCFIDPKAGAAAAVIESGRNVAMSGATPKAITDCLNYGNPENPEVMWQFGQGCLGIKEACAELNTPVIGGNVSLYNETNGKSVFPTPSIAMVGVNEDQNKVLMSAFQCEGNALYLVGESRSEFGGSLYMKELYNVVAGTIPAIDYDKERALWNLVIEANKKGLLAAAKDCSSGGVAMALAKMACVSDKGVNATISVTDSRDIFAESMSRAIIEVVPENCKAFEAMVGSLGCVKIGTVGGDTFTLNDVSMRLPEMQNIYYNTFKKVIEGDL
- a CDS encoding GNAT family N-acetyltransferase: MLYYAMRLNEVNKQLCDIPKLSIYEEFYGFTSKDLGLYALVDNQIAGAAWIRRLNADHGSNGYIDDRTPILNIAVIPDFRGQGIGSMMLEQLFIEAGALHENISVSVIRESSASHFYERHGFVRNNNGQNEKSPVDGSDVVTMVKRLERAEIKRPSDGYDPRRWMD